In Sphingobium amiense, a genomic segment contains:
- the metK gene encoding methionine adenosyltransferase: MRSNYLFTSESVSEGHPDKVADQISDAIVDLFLSKDPEARIACETLTTTQLVVLAGEIRCKGVYENGEWAPGAKEEIEKAVRDTVKRIGYEQDGFHWESFRFENNLHAQSAHIAQGVDAAGNKDEGAGDQGIMFGFACDETPDLMPATLDYSHKILAKMAADRHSGAAPFLEPDAKSQVTLRFENGKPVAATAIVVSTQHAPGYDTGDKEAELKNYVKGVIADVLPANLLSDATVYHINPTGSFEIGGPDGDAGLTGRKIIVDTYGGASPHGGGAFSGKDPTKVDRSAAYITRYLAKNVVAAGLATRCTIQIAYAIGVSEPLSLYVDTHGTGTVGDDRIEDAIKSISELGGLTPRGIRTHLGLNKPIYQPTAAYGHFGRKPEGDFFPWEKTDLADKLKAAL; this comes from the coding sequence ATGCGTTCGAACTATCTCTTCACCTCGGAATCGGTGTCCGAAGGCCATCCTGACAAGGTCGCCGACCAGATCAGCGACGCTATCGTCGACCTGTTCCTCTCCAAAGACCCCGAAGCCCGCATCGCCTGCGAAACGCTGACCACGACCCAGCTCGTCGTCCTCGCGGGTGAAATCCGCTGCAAGGGCGTCTATGAAAATGGGGAGTGGGCACCGGGCGCGAAGGAAGAAATCGAAAAGGCCGTCCGCGATACGGTCAAGCGCATCGGTTACGAGCAGGACGGTTTCCACTGGGAAAGCTTCCGCTTCGAAAACAACCTCCACGCCCAGTCTGCCCACATCGCGCAGGGCGTCGATGCGGCGGGCAACAAGGATGAGGGCGCGGGCGATCAGGGCATCATGTTCGGCTTCGCCTGCGACGAAACCCCCGATCTCATGCCCGCGACGCTAGATTACAGCCACAAGATCCTGGCGAAGATGGCCGCCGACCGCCACTCGGGCGCGGCCCCCTTCCTGGAGCCGGACGCCAAGAGCCAGGTGACGCTGCGTTTCGAAAACGGCAAGCCCGTCGCCGCCACCGCCATCGTCGTCTCGACCCAGCACGCGCCGGGCTACGACACCGGCGACAAGGAAGCGGAACTCAAAAATTATGTGAAGGGCGTCATCGCGGACGTCCTGCCCGCGAACCTGCTGTCCGATGCGACCGTCTATCACATCAACCCGACCGGCAGCTTCGAGATCGGCGGACCTGACGGCGACGCAGGCCTCACCGGGCGCAAGATCATCGTCGACACCTATGGCGGCGCATCCCCCCATGGCGGCGGCGCGTTCAGCGGCAAAGATCCGACCAAGGTCGACCGCTCGGCCGCCTACATCACCCGCTATCTCGCGAAGAATGTCGTCGCCGCCGGCCTCGCCACCCGCTGCACCATCCAGATCGCCTATGCGATCGGCGTTTCCGAACCGCTCTCCCTCTATGTCGACACCCATGGCACCGGCACGGTCGGCGACGACCGGATCGAGGACGCGATCAAGTCGATCTCGGAACTGGGCGGCCTCACCCCGCGCGGCATCCGCACGCATCTCGGCCTCAACAAGCCGATCTACCAGCCGACTGCCGCCTACGGCCATTTCGGCCGCAAGCCCGAAGGCGACTTCTTCCCCTGGGAAAAGACCGACCTCGCCGACAAGCTCAAGGCCGCACTCTAA
- the trmB gene encoding tRNA (guanosine(46)-N7)-methyltransferase TrmB gives MTAHKSGDPTTLNRLYGRQSGPRLRKGQQELVDTLLPALSVPEEGEVSAASLFGTDRPLHFEIGFGGGEHLAWRADLLPDHGFIGAEPFLNGVVQALGHVRDGGLANVRLHMGDALQVLSRIPDGALSFVYLLHPDPWPKARHAKRRMMNPGPVAMIARKLKPGGEFRFGTDHPVYLRWALMVMNGHPDFEWLASEPKDFQNRPGGWPETRYEAKARRQGHEVWYFRYRRI, from the coding sequence ATGACAGCGCACAAGTCCGGCGATCCCACCACGCTCAACCGCCTCTATGGCCGCCAGTCCGGTCCCCGGTTGCGCAAGGGCCAGCAGGAACTGGTCGACACCCTCCTCCCCGCGCTGTCCGTGCCGGAGGAAGGCGAAGTCAGCGCCGCCTCCCTCTTCGGCACCGACCGCCCGCTCCATTTCGAAATCGGCTTCGGCGGCGGCGAACATCTCGCCTGGCGCGCCGACCTGCTGCCCGACCATGGCTTCATCGGCGCGGAGCCGTTCCTCAACGGCGTCGTGCAGGCGCTCGGCCATGTCCGCGACGGCGGCCTCGCCAATGTCCGCCTTCACATGGGCGACGCGCTTCAGGTGCTGTCCCGCATTCCCGACGGCGCGCTCAGCTTCGTCTATCTCCTCCACCCCGACCCATGGCCCAAGGCGCGCCATGCCAAGCGCCGCATGATGAACCCCGGCCCGGTCGCGATGATCGCGCGAAAGCTCAAGCCCGGCGGCGAATTTCGCTTCGGCACCGACCATCCGGTCTATCTGCGCTGGGCGCTGATGGTGATGAACGGCCATCCCGATTTCGAATGGCTGGCGAGCGAGCCGAAGGACTTCCAGAACCGCCCCGGCGGCTGGCCAGAAACCCGCTACGAAGCCAAAGCCCGGCGTCAGGGGCATGAGGTCTGGTATTTCCGCTACCGGCGGATCTGA
- the lnt gene encoding apolipoprotein N-acyltransferase codes for MRALLARPRLAALAAGTLSATGFEPLGLWPVSLACLALLMLLIEQAPDRRAAFARGWLFGLGHFTLGLNWIAHAFTYQDAMPHWFGYGAVVLLSLYLAVYPGAATLGAWWLAHSAILKSPSPSGEGLGWGLAPSAASGREAPPPTPPLKGRGELTLPLLFAATWLLAEYLRATLFTGFAWNPLGVSLLPTGIAIAATLIGTYGLGALAILAAGSLLLALRRQFRPAAILGAPLVALATWGHISPAPPTPPGAPRVRIVQPNIGQDEKYSVEAEYRHFRTLAMLSGQPRPAPRLLFWPEAAIPAYLDMEPDWRARLAALLGPGDLLMTGADKVYFRPVTEKGVTTQKLAGANNSLWIVTPRATIAGRYSKAHLVPYGEYLPMRQILTPLGLSRLVPGDADFWPGPGPQSLTLPAATGRPDMKMGVQICYEIIFSGQVIDAKNRPAFLFNPSNDAWFGSWGPVQHLAQARLRALEEGVPILRSTPTGVSAVIDARGQVLRALGLHRAGYLESGLPPALPPTLFARLGNLLPLLFAGLLLAAAIASRRAAR; via the coding sequence ATGCGCGCGCTCCTCGCCCGGCCAAGGCTCGCTGCGCTGGCGGCGGGCACCCTGTCCGCCACGGGGTTCGAGCCGCTTGGCCTCTGGCCCGTCTCCCTCGCCTGCCTCGCGCTGCTGATGCTGCTGATCGAGCAGGCGCCCGACCGCCGCGCCGCTTTCGCACGCGGCTGGCTGTTCGGCCTCGGCCACTTCACCCTCGGCCTCAACTGGATCGCCCACGCCTTCACCTATCAGGACGCGATGCCGCACTGGTTCGGCTATGGCGCGGTCGTCCTGCTCTCGCTCTATCTCGCCGTCTATCCAGGCGCCGCGACGCTGGGCGCTTGGTGGCTGGCCCATTCCGCAATTCTGAAAAGCCCCTCCCCTTCAGGGGAGGGGTTGGGGTGGGGGCTTGCCCCAAGCGCTGCGTCCGGTCGAGAGGCCCCACCCCCAACCCCTCCCCTGAAGGGGAGGGGCGAATTGACTCTCCCCCTCCTCTTCGCCGCCACATGGCTCCTTGCCGAATATCTGCGCGCCACGCTCTTCACCGGCTTCGCATGGAACCCGCTCGGCGTCAGCCTGCTGCCGACCGGCATCGCCATCGCCGCGACCCTGATCGGCACCTACGGCCTCGGCGCGCTCGCCATCCTCGCCGCCGGATCGCTCCTCCTCGCCCTCCGCCGCCAGTTCCGCCCCGCCGCGATCCTCGGCGCTCCGCTTGTCGCCCTCGCGACATGGGGCCACATCTCCCCCGCGCCGCCCACTCCGCCCGGCGCACCCCGCGTCCGCATCGTCCAGCCCAATATCGGGCAGGACGAGAAATATTCGGTCGAGGCGGAATATCGCCACTTCCGCACCCTCGCGATGCTCTCGGGCCAGCCGCGCCCCGCCCCGCGCCTCCTCTTCTGGCCCGAAGCCGCGATTCCCGCCTATCTCGACATGGAACCCGACTGGCGCGCCCGCCTCGCCGCGCTGCTCGGCCCCGGCGACCTGTTGATGACCGGCGCGGACAAGGTTTATTTCAGGCCCGTCACCGAAAAGGGCGTCACCACCCAAAAGCTCGCAGGCGCGAACAACAGCCTCTGGATCGTCACCCCGCGCGCCACCATCGCGGGCCGCTATTCGAAGGCACACCTCGTCCCCTATGGCGAATATCTGCCGATGCGGCAGATACTGACCCCCCTCGGCCTTTCCCGCCTCGTCCCCGGCGACGCCGATTTCTGGCCCGGCCCCGGCCCGCAGAGCCTGACCCTGCCCGCCGCCACCGGCCGCCCGGACATGAAGATGGGCGTCCAGATCTGCTACGAGATCATCTTCTCAGGGCAGGTCATCGACGCAAAGAACCGCCCCGCCTTCCTCTTCAACCCTTCCAACGACGCATGGTTCGGCAGCTGGGGTCCGGTCCAGCATCTCGCGCAGGCCCGCCTCCGCGCGCTGGAAGAGGGCGTCCCCATCCTCCGTTCGACGCCGACCGGCGTTTCCGCCGTGATCGACGCGCGCGGTCAGGTGCTCCGTGCGCTGGGCCTCCACCGCGCGGGCTATCTCGAATCGGGCCTGCCGCCCGCGCTCCCGCCCACCCTGTTCGCGCGGCTCGGCAACCTCCTGCCGCTGCTCTTCGCGGGCCTGCTGCTCGCCGCCGCCATTGCATCCCGGCGCGCCGCCCGCTAA
- a CDS encoding TonB-dependent receptor, with translation MNIPQNCVEFSHYKSTGNRAFRRAALACAGIGAMLASGALAQTGPSPDSGNAAEPEIFVTAQKREERLQKVPISIAVLSGKTLDKQPSGGTLEALLQVPAISQTNNDAGNLTQVTIRGVAPGVPSGAGGPTTGYYIDAVPFALIRAATVPNTNSYDMARIEVLRGPQGTLYGASALNGVIRIITNDADPSKFEFKARGGVATTSGGDPSFRADTAINIPLIEDKLALRAVADLESIGGWVNQPARNKKNANSALNRSLRFKLAALPSDDLRIDLGAWFERDQWDSGDYSDKNGNQLSTVAQPGKTKFNLYSGKITYNLPFMSISSSTGYLDFDQPFSSDFSYVTGYTTPIQLNASSPTKVFTEELLFNSAGSGSWRWSAGAFYRNARGRVDFVVPGLLPGPLYSRDSSESYAAFGQITRTFADDTFELTGGLRYFHDTSTTEVLSGGFLPAYKAVAKFNKVTPRLTLTWLPSPAFTAYLSYSQGFRSGLNQGALALAASPGLLPAKADTLNNYEVGAKGTTADGLLSFDAAVYYIKWNDVQQLGQILYNGAYTPAVANGPSASGMGTDLTLTLHPAAGFQLGGSIGYSGLKLDADIVQETPYVVLAKKGDRTANSPAWTGSVFANYTAPLSDSLDGRLNISATYRSEVNLRISQSNDNGVAAAVYSSGKPLIVNANFDISTHDNKTFSVYVQNLTNWNGLTSAPAVESLSFRPRPRTIGVQFEAKF, from the coding sequence GTGAACATTCCGCAGAACTGCGTCGAATTTTCCCACTATAAGTCGACCGGCAACCGCGCTTTCCGCCGCGCCGCACTGGCCTGCGCCGGAATCGGGGCGATGCTGGCCTCGGGCGCGCTCGCGCAGACAGGCCCGTCACCCGACTCCGGCAATGCGGCGGAGCCGGAAATCTTCGTCACCGCGCAAAAGCGGGAAGAGCGGCTGCAGAAGGTGCCGATCTCCATCGCCGTGCTCAGCGGCAAGACTCTCGACAAGCAGCCCTCGGGCGGCACGCTGGAAGCGCTGCTTCAGGTGCCCGCCATTTCGCAGACCAACAACGATGCCGGCAATCTTACGCAGGTCACCATTCGCGGCGTGGCGCCGGGGGTGCCGTCCGGCGCTGGCGGCCCCACCACGGGCTATTATATCGACGCGGTGCCCTTCGCGCTGATCCGCGCCGCGACGGTGCCCAATACGAACAGCTACGACATGGCCCGGATCGAAGTGCTGCGCGGCCCGCAGGGCACGCTTTACGGCGCGAGCGCGCTCAACGGCGTTATCCGCATCATCACCAATGACGCCGATCCGTCGAAGTTCGAATTCAAGGCGCGCGGCGGCGTCGCGACCACCTCAGGCGGCGACCCCAGCTTCCGCGCGGATACCGCGATCAACATTCCCCTGATCGAGGACAAGCTCGCGCTGCGCGCCGTCGCCGATCTCGAAAGCATCGGCGGCTGGGTCAATCAGCCTGCCCGCAACAAGAAGAACGCCAACAGCGCCCTCAACCGGAGCCTGCGTTTCAAACTGGCCGCGCTGCCGAGCGATGACCTCAGGATTGATCTTGGCGCATGGTTCGAAAGGGACCAGTGGGACAGCGGCGATTATTCCGACAAGAACGGCAATCAGTTGTCGACCGTCGCTCAGCCGGGCAAGACGAAGTTCAACCTGTATAGCGGCAAGATTACCTACAACCTGCCCTTCATGTCGATTTCCAGCTCGACGGGCTATCTCGATTTCGACCAGCCTTTCTCCAGCGATTTCAGCTATGTCACCGGCTACACCACGCCGATTCAGTTGAACGCCTCGTCGCCGACGAAAGTGTTTACCGAAGAACTGCTGTTCAACTCCGCAGGCTCGGGGTCGTGGCGCTGGTCGGCAGGTGCCTTCTACCGGAACGCGCGGGGCCGGGTCGATTTCGTGGTGCCCGGACTGCTGCCCGGACCGCTCTATTCGCGCGACTCCTCCGAATCATACGCCGCGTTCGGGCAGATCACCCGCACCTTTGCCGATGACACGTTCGAACTGACCGGCGGCCTGCGCTATTTCCACGACACCTCCACGACAGAGGTTCTTTCGGGCGGCTTCCTGCCCGCCTACAAGGCCGTCGCCAAATTCAACAAGGTCACGCCGCGCCTCACGCTCACATGGCTCCCGAGTCCCGCCTTCACTGCCTATCTCTCCTATTCGCAGGGGTTCCGCAGCGGCCTCAATCAGGGGGCGCTTGCGCTCGCGGCGTCGCCGGGCCTGCTCCCTGCAAAGGCCGATACGCTCAACAACTATGAAGTCGGGGCCAAGGGCACCACGGCGGACGGCCTGCTGTCGTTCGACGCGGCGGTCTATTATATCAAATGGAACGACGTGCAGCAGCTCGGCCAGATCTTGTATAATGGCGCCTACACGCCGGCCGTCGCCAACGGTCCTTCCGCCAGCGGCATGGGCACCGATCTCACTCTGACCCTGCACCCGGCGGCAGGTTTTCAGCTCGGCGGCAGCATCGGCTATAGCGGCCTGAAGCTCGACGCGGATATTGTGCAGGAAACGCCCTATGTGGTTCTGGCCAAAAAGGGTGACAGAACGGCGAACTCCCCGGCTTGGACCGGCAGCGTTTTCGCCAACTACACCGCCCCGCTGAGCGACAGTCTGGACGGTCGCCTGAACATTTCGGCCACCTATCGTTCCGAAGTGAATTTGCGGATCTCGCAAAGTAACGACAACGGCGTGGCCGCTGCCGTCTATTCCAGCGGAAAGCCGCTGATCGTGAATGCGAATTTCGACATTTCGACGCACGATAACAAGACATTCTCGGTCTATGTTCAGAATCTGACCAACTGGAACGGGCTGACTTCGGCACCGGCGGTGGAATCCCTCAGCTTCCGCCCCCGTCCCCGCACCATCGGCGTTCAGTTCGAAGCCAAATTCTAA